The following proteins come from a genomic window of Lolium rigidum isolate FL_2022 chromosome 5, APGP_CSIRO_Lrig_0.1, whole genome shotgun sequence:
- the LOC124657632 gene encoding uncharacterized protein LOC124657632 codes for MASEPPRAAKHPRPWASTTIKDIGDDLLLEIFLHLPSLPSLVRAALACPTFLHAVRSSPVFRCRFQALHPPQLLGFFHEPCRPSIPPFFPLRGRSDPDHTAVIRGADFFLTRLTEDSAHEPHGWDIQSCHRGYVVLVNLSTDQIAAYNPLTQALHDVGVYRAVCVEHMKRPTCIAVFSSATMEWTPAPQPEFDAEFDAGRLESVFDAGRQVNGFVYWKHLCEDYALTLNTTTLQISRLDLLVGDKGSKLSALGHTKDGELCMVCADDSDANIGRLFVWFWRADDDGVEKWTLKNAFKLSTLVDEYDTTVHVEAVIDGFVYLSTKYLERCESLLSLCLETEELDILIYDTYQKPAHHYIMGWPLSLVCDKCQYIPRFCVFLLEWWSFEILVLLSGLLLNTQIETSALSVWWPTYVGIWALAAADGYQLHCVLMSPFLRCVQTAANTIAALGGTVESSTDVPVDVKVLPRCTSPVKMKRNFHLFEQILIRITAAII; via the exons ATGGCCTCCGAACCTCCACGGGCGGCGAAGCACCCCAGGCCGTGGGCTTCCACCACCATTAAGGATATCGGTGACGACCTACTTCTTGAGATCTTCCTCCATCTCCCGTCCCTTCCGAGTCTCGTCCGTGCCGCCCTTGCCTGCCCCACCTTCCTCCACGCTGTCCGCTCGTCCCCCGTCTTCCGCTGCCGCTTCCAGGCGCTCCACCCGCCACAGCTCCTAGGATTCTTCCACGAACCCTGCCGCCCCTCCATCCCTCCATTTTTCCCTCTCCGTGGCCGCTCCGATCCGGACCACACCGCCGTAATCCGTGGTGCTGACTTTTTTCTCACCCGTCTCACCGAAGATAGCGCACATGAACCCCACGGGTGGGATATCCAGAGCTGCCACCGCGGCTACGTTGTTCTTGTCAACCTTAGCACCGACCAGATCGCTGCATACAACCCCCTCACACAGGCGCTGCAT GACGTGGGGGTGTACCGCGCGGTTTGTGTCGAACACATGAAGAGGCCGACATGTATCGCCGTCTTCTCATCGGCCACTATGGAGTGGACACCTGCGCCACAACCTGAATTTGATGCTGAATTTGATGCTGGTAGGCTCGAGTCTGTATTTGATGCTGGTAGGCAGGTGAATGGATTTGTTTACTGGAAACACTTGTGTGAGGACTATGCACTTACTCTCAACACCACCACGCTTCAGATTTCTAGACTGGATTTGTTGGTGGGAGACAAAGGATCGAAGCTATCTGCTTTAGGTCATACCAAGGATGGGGAGCTCTGTATGGTTTGTGCAGATGACTCAGATGCAAATATAGGAAGGCTTTTTGTTTGGTTTTGGAGAGctgatgatgatggtgttgaGAAATGGACCTTGAAAAATGCTTTTAAACTCAGTACATTAGTTGATGAGTATGATACCACAGTGCATGTTGAGGCAGTTATCGATGGCTTTGTGTACCTGTCTACTAAGTATCTTGAGCGATGCGAGTCACTCCTATCTCTGTGTCTGGAAACAGAAGAGCTGGACATACTCATTTATGACACATATCAAAAGCCAGCTCATCACTACATCATGGGGTGGCCTCTTTCTTTAGTATGCGACAAG TGCCAGTACATTCCAAGATTCTGTGTCTTTCT CTTGGAATGGTGGTCATTTGAAATCCTTGTGCTCCTCTCTGGACTCCTGCTGAATACTCAGATTGAGACATCAGCGCTCTCAGTATG GTGGCCTACTTACGTTGGCATCTGGGCGTTGGCCGCCGCAGACGGCTACCAGCTCCACTGCGTCCTCATGTCCCCCTTCTTGCGCTGCGTCCAGACAGCTGCAAATACCATCGCCGCGCTCGGTGGCACCGTTGAGTCAAGCACCGATGTGCCCGTCGATGTCAAGGTCCTCCCTCGATGTACTAGTCCTGTTAAAATGAAGAGGAACTTCCACCTGTTTGAACAGATACTAATTAGGATAACTGCTGCGATAATTTAG